The following proteins are encoded in a genomic region of Oncorhynchus keta strain PuntledgeMale-10-30-2019 chromosome 6, Oket_V2, whole genome shotgun sequence:
- the LOC118385056 gene encoding uncharacterized protein LOC118385056 isoform X19: MFSGDEDNPDKAPAMWCGGVRCVRMQCFTRTMARASDLQHMGTRRHPTLLRISLLVLLLHVARGDASVETISVLMSNASSTPPPTSLTTPHPSPLHTASSNMTNEPMASTMPSPSTILHSTSPIITSTTNMTSKNATSPGPSTPLPITVTSNATTESAEVHCNFSQLCANQSVYYWMVLAVDVTGDLKNESDISGWFRALFHSVLDSCEPSNPEQANGTNLTDTLPTTSVSPTYPTPYNMTTWLYNFTTTTLSQNFTNFTTTTPSQTFTNFTTTTLSQNFTNFTTTTPSQNFTNFTTTTLSQNFTNFTTTTPSQNFTNFNMTTRSQDFTNFNMTTLTTNMTTLLYNSTPPHNRSMSAPPYNHSMTTLSSSWPHSTTSEEHEGGNMTAASLFQDIEVTCVNKTGIRRTNCTVLLRTRKPTFPCCLQRALVLGQENSSIQTHIVGNRVERVGKGLCAGQLPPSNGFAKCTGFLNGTLPLPNTCHTPGPVNISCGHAGTVYVPLGNQTQMDCGMPPKPPIDSEIVCNCSSYCYGTGKYNIYNYSSYCYGTGKYNIYNYSSYCYGTGKYNIYNYSSYYYGTGKYNIYNYSSYCYGTGKYNIYNYSSYCYGTGKYNIYNYSSYCYGTGKYNIYNYSSYCYGTGKYNIYNYSSYCYGTAAYYTLGIQIKDPTMNISKIFYMIDQLKTPPPCNNSSETHPPCPLPIISTIYQDAHVECNGANTNLQSCRVIVRLNRSVPICAVSTALMTVFNDKHGIGYNGTVTRAAICGYPGSSGGLLNSTFTWESINLNTTLFCEAEKTTVIVSCKQGKNVCVLLNEMCDPMPPSTSPSPMANTTLPATTILPPPPNVTIHLNTPYVPLNTTLAPLNTTSKAPNTTPTAPNTTIAMTTRGNTTTNSSTPIIPPVNPTTASPKYTTTAVTTTPYVPLNTTLAPLNTTSKAPNTTPSAPNTTIAMTTQGNTTTNSSTPIIPPVNPTTASPKYTTTAVTTTPYVPLNTTLAPLNTTSKAPNTTPSAPNTTIAMTTQGNTTTNSSTPIIPPVNPTTASPKYTTTAVTTTTAAPNTTAASSEEQANQLLDLTSNVSKLNSSQVDQLVSQLEALLAGPNVSLGLGKTSVKIVSNLLGASSDTLASSSTKIIGIVDTVGLKLVVQQEATILTKSVAVAIKTVDGTNFQQTSFSIPDPNNVQIRGDGRARRSVRTEASSLPQGSVTFPSSLTANLSHEQQLQASRLQFNFYQKATVFQDRALGDSRLYSGILGASVANLSIKSLQQDVVITLRNTEPVPANVVVSCVFWDFGLNDGSGGWNRKGCSVRNSTENETVCACNHLTSFGVLLDISRTGITNHLQATILTYITYIGCGISAIFLSVTLLTYLAFGKLRKDIPSKILIQLCVALLFLNLVFLVDAWLALYPDAVGLCISTAWFLHYFLLASFTWMGLEAVHMYLALVKVFNTYIKRYMLKFSLVGWGVPLLVVIVVIAVDKNNYGLVSYGKYSDNSPTDDFCWLKNNIAFYVSVVAYFCVIFLLNLSMFVMVMVQLCRIKSQNPHNMRHRNGLQDLRSVVGITLLLGLTWGFAFFAWGPVNLAFMYLFAIFNSFQGFFIFVFHCAVKENVRRQWRTYLCCGRLRLAENSDWSRTATQKTEKKSLSVTRATSFRSGNSSQFNHTSSSSFLTGDSPERPSGATGSLFDDRTITALEELNSDVVLNEVNSQFRTQS, translated from the exons ATGTTTTCTGGAGATGAGGACAACCCCGACAAGGCGCcagctatgtggtgtggtggagtGCGCTGTGTCCGTATGCAGTGTTTCACCAG AACGATGGCCAGAGCCTCTGATCTCCAACACATGGGAACTAGGAGACATCCAACCCTGCTCCGGATATCCCTGCTGGTCCTTCTTCTCCATGTAGCCAGAG GAGATGCCTCTGTAGAAACAATCTCGGTGCTCATGTCTAATGCATCCTCGACCCCACCCCCCACATCCCTCACAACCCCTCACCCATCACCACTGCACACTGCCTCATCCAACATGACTAATGAACCAATGGCATCCACCATGCCATCTCCATCCACTATTCTGCACTCGACTTCGCCCATCATAACGTCCACTACCAACA TGACCTCTAAAAATGCCACATCTCCAGGACCCTCCACTCCTTTGCCAATAACAGTCACCTCTAATGCCACTACGG agTCAGCAGAGGTGCATTGTAACTTCTCACAGCTCTGTGCCAATCAGT CTGTGTACTACTGGATGGTCCTTGCGGTGGATGTGACTGGAGATCTGAAGAATGAATCAGACATCAGTGGCTGG TTCAGGGCTTTATTTCATTCTGTCTTGGACTCCTGTGAGCCCTCCAACCCTGAACAAGCAAATGGCACAAATTTGACTGACACACTGCCAACTACCTCTGTCAGTCCAACATATCCCACCCcctacaacatgacaacatggttaTACAACTTCACCACGACAACACTATCCCAGAACTTCACCAACTTCACCACGACAACACCATCCCAGACCTTCACCAACTTCACCACGACAACACTATCCCAGAACTTCACCAACTTCACCACGACAACACCATCCCAGAACTTCACCAACTTCACCACGACAACACTATCCCAGAACTTCACCAACTTCACCACGACAACACCATCCCAGAACTTCACCAACTTCAACATGACAACACGATCCCAGGACTTCACCAACTTCAACATGACAACATTGACAACTAACATGACAACTTTGCTTTACAATAGTACTCCCCCACACAACCGTAGCATGTCCGCCCCACCCTACAACCATAGCATGACAACTCTGTCTTCCAGCTGGCCCCATAGCACCACAAG TGAGGAGCATGAAGGTGGAAATATGACTGCTGCCAGCCTGTTTCAA GACATTGAGGTGACGTGTGTCAATAAAACAGGGATCAG GAGGACTAACTGCACTGTGCTGCTGAGGACGAGGAAGCCAACGTTTCCCTGTTGTTTACAGCGAGCCCTGGTGCTGGGTCAGGAGAACAGCTCCATACAAACCCATATAGTGGGAaatagagtggagagagtgg GTAAGGGTCTGTGTGCAGGCCAATTGCCTCCAAGTAATGGTTTTGCAAAGTGCACCGGCTTCCTGAATGGCACTCTCCCTCTTCCAAACACGTGTCACACTCCAGGGCCTGTCAATATCTCATG TGGACATGCAGGGACTGTTTACGTACCACTTGGAAATCAAACCCAAATGGACTGTGGTATGCCCCCTAAACCTCCCATCG ATTCGGAGATTGTCTGCAACTGCTCCTCTTACTGCTATGGTACAGGTAAATACAATATTTACAACTACTCTTCTTACTGCTATGGTACAGGTAAATACAATATTTACAACTACTCCTCTTACTGCTATGGTACAG GTAAATACAATATTTACAACTACTCCTCTTACTACTATGGTACAGGTAAATACAATATTTACAACTACTCCTCTTACTGCTATGGTACAG GTAAATACAATATTTACAACTACTCCTCTTACTGCTATGGTACAGGTAAATACAATATTTACAACTACTCCTCTTACTGCTATGGTACAGGTAAATACAATATTTACAACTACTCCTCTTACTGCTATGGTACAG GTAAATACAATATTTACAACTACTCCTCTTACTGCTATGGTACAG ctGCATACTATACTTTGGGCATACAGATCAAAGATCCCACTATGAATATTTCAAAAATCTTCTATATG ATTGATCAGCTAAAAACTCCTCCACCCTGCAACAACTCCTCAGAGACACA TCCTCCCTGTCCCTTGCCCATCATATCAACTATCTACCAG GATGCTCATGTGGAATGCAATGGCGCAAATACCAA TCTCCAAAGCTGCAGGGTTATCGTGCGCCTCAACCGTTCGGTGCCTATATGTGCAGTCAGTACTGCATTGATGACTGTGTTCAATGACAAGCATGGTATTGGCTATAATGGAACGGTGACCCGAGCAG CCATTTGTGGCTACCCAGGATCCAGTGGCGGTCTATTGAATTCAACCTTCACTTGGGAGAGTATCAACCTCAACACCACTTTGTTCTGTGAGGCTGAAAAGACCACTGTCATTGTCAGCTG CAAACAAGggaaaaatgtgtgtgtgctcctgaATGAAATGTGCGACCCCATGCCTCCTTCTACATCGCCCAGCCCAATGGCCAACACCACTTTACCTGCAACAACAATACTGCCTCCTCCACCCAATGTCACTATACACCTAAACACCCCCTACGTCCCATTGAACACAACATTAGCTCCACTAAACACCACTTCTAAAGCTCCAAATACTACACCAACAGCTCCAAATACAACCATCGCCATGACAACCCGGGGTAATACCACTACAAACTCATCAACACCCATCATTCCACCAGTGAATCCCACAACAGCTTCCCCAAAGTACACCACGACAGCTGTTACAACAACCCCCTACGTCCCATTGAACACAACATTAGCTCCACTAAACACCACTTCTAAAGCTCCAAATACTACACCATCAGCTCCAAATACAACCATCGCCATGACAACCCAGGGTAATACCACTACAAACTCATCAACACCCATCATTCCACCAGTGAATCCCACAACAGCTTCCCCAAAGTACACCACGACAGCTGTTACAACAACCCCCTACGTCCCATTGAACACAACATTAGCTCCACTAAACACCACTTCTAAAGCTCCAAATACTACACCATCAGCTCCAAATACAACCATCGCCATGACAACCCAGGGTAATACCACTACAAACTCATCAACACCCATCATTCCACCAGTGAATCCCACAACAGCTTCCCCAAAGTACACCACGACAGCTGTTACAACAACCACCGCAG CGCCCAACACCACAGCAGCTAGTAGTGAAGAGCAGGCCAATCAGCTGCTGGATCTGACTAGTAACGTGTCCAAGCTCAACTCCTCCCAGGTGGACCAGCTGGTGTCCCAGCTAGAGGCCCTGCTGGCCGGACCCAATGTCAGCCTGGGTCTGGGGAAAACCTCTGTCAAAATCGTTAGCAACCTGCTGGGTGCCTCCTCTGACACGCtggcctcctcctccaccaa GATCATTGGGATTGTTGATACGGTGGGCCTGAAGCTGGTCGTTCAGCAAGAGGCTACGATTTTAACCAAGTCGGTTGCTGTCGCTATCAAAACAGTGGACGGCACTAATTTCCAGCAAACATCTTTCTCCATCCCGGACCCCAACAATGTGCAG ATCCGTGGAGATGGCAGAGCCAGGAGAAGTGTGAGAACAGAGGCGTCCTCCCTTCCCCAGGGCTCCGTCacgttcccctcctccctcacagCGAACCTCTcccatgagcagcagctacaagCATCCAGACTCCAGTTCAACTTCTACcagaaggccactgtgttccag GACCGAGCCCTGGGAGACAGCAGGCTGTACAGTGGGATACTGGGAGCCAGTGTGGCCAACCTGTCAATCAAATCTCTGCAGCAGGACGTGGTGATCACCCTGAGAAACACTGAGCCCGTCCCA GCAAATGTCGTGGTTTCATGTGTTTTCTGGGACTTTGGCTTGAATG ATGGCTCAGGAGGCTGGAACCGAAAAGGCTGCTCTGTCAGGAACAGCACAGAAAATGAGACTGTCTGTGCCTGTAACCATCTCACCAGCTTCGGTGTGCTACTG GACATCTCCAGAACGGGCATAACCAATCATCTCCAGGCCACAATCCTCACCTACATCACCTACATCGGCTGTGGTATCTCCGCCATCTTCCTCTCCGTCACTCTGCTCACCTACCTGGCCTTTGG GAAACTGCGTAAGGACATCCCATCTAAGATCCTGATCCAGCTGTGTGTGGCTCTGTTGTTTTTAAACCTGGTGTTCCTGGTGGATGCCTGGCTGGCCCTCTACCCTGACGCTGTGGGCCTGTGCATCTCCACCGCCTGGTTCCTGCACTACTTCCTGCTGGCTTCTTTCACCTGGATGGGCCTGGAGGCCGTCCACATGTACCTGGCCCTCGTCAAGGTCTTCAACACATACATAAAACGCTACATGCTCAAGTTCTCTCTCGTCGGCTGGG GCGTCCCACTCCTTGTGGTCATCGTCGTTATTGCTGTTGATAAGAACAATTACGGCCTCGTTAGctacggaaagtattcagataaCTCCCCTACAGATGACTT CTGCTGGCTGAAGAACAACATTGCCTTCTACGTATCTGTGGTGGCCTACTTCTGTGTCATCTTCCTGTTGAACCTCAGCATGTTTGTGATGGTGATGGTTCAGCTGTGTCGGATAAAGAGTcagaacccccacaacatgaggcACCGTAACGGGCTGCAGGACCTGCGCAGTGTGGTTGGGATCACCCTACTCCTGGGCCTCACCTGGGGCTTTGCCTTCTTTGCCTGGGGGCCTGTCAACCTGGCCTTCATGTACCTCTTCGCCATCTTCAACTCCTTTCAAG
- the LOC118385056 gene encoding uncharacterized protein LOC118385056 isoform X15 has product MFSGDEDNPDKAPAMWCGGVRCVRMQCFTRTMARASDLQHMGTRRHPTLLRISLLVLLLHVARGDASVETISVLMSNASSTPPPTSLTTPHPSPLHTASSNMTNEPMASTMPSPSTILHSTSPIITSTTNMTSKNATSPGPSTPLPITVTSNATTESAEVHCNFSQLCANQSVYYWMVLAVDVTGDLKNESDISGWFRALFHSVLDSCEPSNPEQANGTNLTDTLPTTSVSPTYPTPYNMTTWLYNFTTTTLSQNFTNFTTTTPSQTFTNFTTTTLSQNFTNFTTTTPSQNFTNFTTTTLSQNFTNFTTTTPSQNFTNFNMTTRSQDFTNFNMTTLTTNMTTLLYNSTPPHNRSMSAPPYNHSMTTLSSSWPHSTTSEEHEGGNMTAASLFQDIEVTCVNKTGIRRTNCTVLLRTRKPTFPCCLQRALVLGQENSSIQTHIVGNRVERVGKGLCAGQLPPSNGFAKCTGFLNGTLPLPNTCHTPGPVNISCGHAGTVYVPLGNQTQMDCGMPPKPPIDSEIVCNCSSYCYGTGKYNIYNYSSYCYGTGKYNIYNYSSYCYGTGKYNIYNYSSYYYGTGKYNIYNYSSYCYGTGKYNIYNYSSYCYGTGKYNIYNYSSYCYGTGKYNIYNYSSYCYGTGKYNIYNYSSYCYGTGKYNIYNYSSYCYGTAAYYTLGIQIKDPTMNISKIFYMIDQLKTPPPCNNSSETHPPCPLPIISTIYQDAHVECNGANTNLQSCRVIVRLNRSVPICAVSTALMTVFNDKHGIGYNGTVTRAAICGYPGSSGGLLNSTFTWESINLNTTLFCEAEKTTVIVSCKQGKNVCVLLNEMCDPMPPSTSPSPMANTTLPATTILPPPPNVTIHLNTPYVPLNTTLAPLNTTSKAPNTTPTAPNTTIAMTTRGNTTTNSSTPIIPPVNPTTASPKYTTTAVTTTPYVPLNTTLAPLNTTSKAPNTTPSAPNTTIAMTTQGNTTTNSSTPIIPPVNPTTASPKYTTTAVTTTPYVPLNTTLAPLNTTSKAPNTTPSAPNTTIAMTTQGNTTTNSSTPIIPPVNPTTASPKYTTTAVTTTTAAPNTTAASSEEQANQLLDLTSNVSKLNSSQVDQLVSQLEALLAGPNVSLGLGKTSVKIVSNLLGASSDTLASSSTKIIGIVDTVGLKLVVQQEATILTKSVAVAIKTVDGTNFQQTSFSIPDPNNVQIRGDGRARRSVRTEASSLPQGSVTFPSSLTANLSHEQQLQASRLQFNFYQKATVFQDRALGDSRLYSGILGASVANLSIKSLQQDVVITLRNTEPVPANVVVSCVFWDFGLNDGSGGWNRKGCSVRNSTENETVCACNHLTSFGVLLDISRTGITNHLQATILTYITYIGCGISAIFLSVTLLTYLAFGKLRKDIPSKILIQLCVALLFLNLVFLVDAWLALYPDAVGLCISTAWFLHYFLLASFTWMGLEAVHMYLALVKVFNTYIKRYMLKFSLVGWGVPLLVVIVVIAVDKNNYGLVSYGKYSDNSPTDDFCWLKNNIAFYVSVVAYFCVIFLLNLSMFVMVMVQLCRIKSQNPHNMRHRNGLQDLRSVVGITLLLGLTWGFAFFAWGPVNLAFMYLFAIFNSFQGFFIFVFHCAVKENVRRQWRTYLCCGRLRLAENSDWSRTATQKTEKKSLSVTRATSFRSGNSSQFNHTSSSSFLTGDSPERPSGATGSLFDDRTITALEELNSDVVLNEVNSQFRTQS; this is encoded by the exons ATGTTTTCTGGAGATGAGGACAACCCCGACAAGGCGCcagctatgtggtgtggtggagtGCGCTGTGTCCGTATGCAGTGTTTCACCAG AACGATGGCCAGAGCCTCTGATCTCCAACACATGGGAACTAGGAGACATCCAACCCTGCTCCGGATATCCCTGCTGGTCCTTCTTCTCCATGTAGCCAGAG GAGATGCCTCTGTAGAAACAATCTCGGTGCTCATGTCTAATGCATCCTCGACCCCACCCCCCACATCCCTCACAACCCCTCACCCATCACCACTGCACACTGCCTCATCCAACATGACTAATGAACCAATGGCATCCACCATGCCATCTCCATCCACTATTCTGCACTCGACTTCGCCCATCATAACGTCCACTACCAACA TGACCTCTAAAAATGCCACATCTCCAGGACCCTCCACTCCTTTGCCAATAACAGTCACCTCTAATGCCACTACGG agTCAGCAGAGGTGCATTGTAACTTCTCACAGCTCTGTGCCAATCAGT CTGTGTACTACTGGATGGTCCTTGCGGTGGATGTGACTGGAGATCTGAAGAATGAATCAGACATCAGTGGCTGG TTCAGGGCTTTATTTCATTCTGTCTTGGACTCCTGTGAGCCCTCCAACCCTGAACAAGCAAATGGCACAAATTTGACTGACACACTGCCAACTACCTCTGTCAGTCCAACATATCCCACCCcctacaacatgacaacatggttaTACAACTTCACCACGACAACACTATCCCAGAACTTCACCAACTTCACCACGACAACACCATCCCAGACCTTCACCAACTTCACCACGACAACACTATCCCAGAACTTCACCAACTTCACCACGACAACACCATCCCAGAACTTCACCAACTTCACCACGACAACACTATCCCAGAACTTCACCAACTTCACCACGACAACACCATCCCAGAACTTCACCAACTTCAACATGACAACACGATCCCAGGACTTCACCAACTTCAACATGACAACATTGACAACTAACATGACAACTTTGCTTTACAATAGTACTCCCCCACACAACCGTAGCATGTCCGCCCCACCCTACAACCATAGCATGACAACTCTGTCTTCCAGCTGGCCCCATAGCACCACAAG TGAGGAGCATGAAGGTGGAAATATGACTGCTGCCAGCCTGTTTCAA GACATTGAGGTGACGTGTGTCAATAAAACAGGGATCAG GAGGACTAACTGCACTGTGCTGCTGAGGACGAGGAAGCCAACGTTTCCCTGTTGTTTACAGCGAGCCCTGGTGCTGGGTCAGGAGAACAGCTCCATACAAACCCATATAGTGGGAaatagagtggagagagtgg GTAAGGGTCTGTGTGCAGGCCAATTGCCTCCAAGTAATGGTTTTGCAAAGTGCACCGGCTTCCTGAATGGCACTCTCCCTCTTCCAAACACGTGTCACACTCCAGGGCCTGTCAATATCTCATG TGGACATGCAGGGACTGTTTACGTACCACTTGGAAATCAAACCCAAATGGACTGTGGTATGCCCCCTAAACCTCCCATCG ATTCGGAGATTGTCTGCAACTGCTCCTCTTACTGCTATGGTACAGGTAAATACAATATTTACAACTACTCTTCTTACTGCTATGGTACAGGTAAATACAATATTTACAACTACTCCTCTTACTGCTATGGTACAG GTAAATACAATATTTACAACTACTCCTCTTACTACTATGGTACAGGTAAATACAATATTTACAACTACTCCTCTTACTGCTATGGTACAG GTAAATACAATATTTACAACTACTCCTCTTACTGCTATGGTACAGGTAAATACAATATTTACAACTACTCCTCTTACTGCTATGGTACAGGTAAATACAATATTTACAACTACTCCTCTTACTGCTATGGTACAG GTAAATACAATATTTACAACTACTCCTCTTACTGCTATGGTACAGGTAAATACAATATTTACAACTACTCCTCTTACTGCTATGGTACAG ctGCATACTATACTTTGGGCATACAGATCAAAGATCCCACTATGAATATTTCAAAAATCTTCTATATG ATTGATCAGCTAAAAACTCCTCCACCCTGCAACAACTCCTCAGAGACACA TCCTCCCTGTCCCTTGCCCATCATATCAACTATCTACCAG GATGCTCATGTGGAATGCAATGGCGCAAATACCAA TCTCCAAAGCTGCAGGGTTATCGTGCGCCTCAACCGTTCGGTGCCTATATGTGCAGTCAGTACTGCATTGATGACTGTGTTCAATGACAAGCATGGTATTGGCTATAATGGAACGGTGACCCGAGCAG CCATTTGTGGCTACCCAGGATCCAGTGGCGGTCTATTGAATTCAACCTTCACTTGGGAGAGTATCAACCTCAACACCACTTTGTTCTGTGAGGCTGAAAAGACCACTGTCATTGTCAGCTG CAAACAAGggaaaaatgtgtgtgtgctcctgaATGAAATGTGCGACCCCATGCCTCCTTCTACATCGCCCAGCCCAATGGCCAACACCACTTTACCTGCAACAACAATACTGCCTCCTCCACCCAATGTCACTATACACCTAAACACCCCCTACGTCCCATTGAACACAACATTAGCTCCACTAAACACCACTTCTAAAGCTCCAAATACTACACCAACAGCTCCAAATACAACCATCGCCATGACAACCCGGGGTAATACCACTACAAACTCATCAACACCCATCATTCCACCAGTGAATCCCACAACAGCTTCCCCAAAGTACACCACGACAGCTGTTACAACAACCCCCTACGTCCCATTGAACACAACATTAGCTCCACTAAACACCACTTCTAAAGCTCCAAATACTACACCATCAGCTCCAAATACAACCATCGCCATGACAACCCAGGGTAATACCACTACAAACTCATCAACACCCATCATTCCACCAGTGAATCCCACAACAGCTTCCCCAAAGTACACCACGACAGCTGTTACAACAACCCCCTACGTCCCATTGAACACAACATTAGCTCCACTAAACACCACTTCTAAAGCTCCAAATACTACACCATCAGCTCCAAATACAACCATCGCCATGACAACCCAGGGTAATACCACTACAAACTCATCAACACCCATCATTCCACCAGTGAATCCCACAACAGCTTCCCCAAAGTACACCACGACAGCTGTTACAACAACCACCGCAG CGCCCAACACCACAGCAGCTAGTAGTGAAGAGCAGGCCAATCAGCTGCTGGATCTGACTAGTAACGTGTCCAAGCTCAACTCCTCCCAGGTGGACCAGCTGGTGTCCCAGCTAGAGGCCCTGCTGGCCGGACCCAATGTCAGCCTGGGTCTGGGGAAAACCTCTGTCAAAATCGTTAGCAACCTGCTGGGTGCCTCCTCTGACACGCtggcctcctcctccaccaa GATCATTGGGATTGTTGATACGGTGGGCCTGAAGCTGGTCGTTCAGCAAGAGGCTACGATTTTAACCAAGTCGGTTGCTGTCGCTATCAAAACAGTGGACGGCACTAATTTCCAGCAAACATCTTTCTCCATCCCGGACCCCAACAATGTGCAG ATCCGTGGAGATGGCAGAGCCAGGAGAAGTGTGAGAACAGAGGCGTCCTCCCTTCCCCAGGGCTCCGTCacgttcccctcctccctcacagCGAACCTCTcccatgagcagcagctacaagCATCCAGACTCCAGTTCAACTTCTACcagaaggccactgtgttccag GACCGAGCCCTGGGAGACAGCAGGCTGTACAGTGGGATACTGGGAGCCAGTGTGGCCAACCTGTCAATCAAATCTCTGCAGCAGGACGTGGTGATCACCCTGAGAAACACTGAGCCCGTCCCA GCAAATGTCGTGGTTTCATGTGTTTTCTGGGACTTTGGCTTGAATG ATGGCTCAGGAGGCTGGAACCGAAAAGGCTGCTCTGTCAGGAACAGCACAGAAAATGAGACTGTCTGTGCCTGTAACCATCTCACCAGCTTCGGTGTGCTACTG GACATCTCCAGAACGGGCATAACCAATCATCTCCAGGCCACAATCCTCACCTACATCACCTACATCGGCTGTGGTATCTCCGCCATCTTCCTCTCCGTCACTCTGCTCACCTACCTGGCCTTTGG GAAACTGCGTAAGGACATCCCATCTAAGATCCTGATCCAGCTGTGTGTGGCTCTGTTGTTTTTAAACCTGGTGTTCCTGGTGGATGCCTGGCTGGCCCTCTACCCTGACGCTGTGGGCCTGTGCATCTCCACCGCCTGGTTCCTGCACTACTTCCTGCTGGCTTCTTTCACCTGGATGGGCCTGGAGGCCGTCCACATGTACCTGGCCCTCGTCAAGGTCTTCAACACATACATAAAACGCTACATGCTCAAGTTCTCTCTCGTCGGCTGGG GCGTCCCACTCCTTGTGGTCATCGTCGTTATTGCTGTTGATAAGAACAATTACGGCCTCGTTAGctacggaaagtattcagataaCTCCCCTACAGATGACTT CTGCTGGCTGAAGAACAACATTGCCTTCTACGTATCTGTGGTGGCCTACTTCTGTGTCATCTTCCTGTTGAACCTCAGCATGTTTGTGATGGTGATGGTTCAGCTGTGTCGGATAAAGAGTcagaacccccacaacatgaggcACCGTAACGGGCTGCAGGACCTGCGCAGTGTGGTTGGGATCACCCTACTCCTGGGCCTCACCTGGGGCTTTGCCTTCTTTGCCTGGGGGCCTGTCAACCTGGCCTTCATGTACCTCTTCGCCATCTTCAACTCCTTTCAAG